Sequence from the Paenibacillus tundrae genome:
TGAGCCAAAATGTAAAGGTTCTGCACCGTGAGAAGTAATCATGCTTGTAATTTCAATCGCACTCTCAGGCGGCAGATCACTGATTGCCCCGTTGTTCCGAGTGCTTACAACCATTCGAGTCCCTTTATCGTTATAAATGGAATTGATGATCTCACATGCAGCATCACTATAATGCGCACCACCTCTTTTTTCCAGCTCTTTCGGTTTGTAATCCAGCGTCGGATTCCTGTAAAGTTCAAAAAGGCTTTCTTCCAACTGTTTAACGACTTGACCGCGACTACCTACTGTGTTTACTTCTTCCAGCTCTTCCTGGATCATGGCATCCGTCATGTAGTAGTAACGGTGGTATGGACAAGGAAGCATTTCCAGTTGGAGAACCTGTTCGTGCAAAAATCGCATATTTTTGATATTCTCAACCATTTTATCCGCTTTGGCTTCCGGTCCGTACATTTTATCGATTGCTTCAAGGGTAAGATCTTCTCCTGACTTATCGTAAATCTTGTGCCAGTGCAGATGGTTAATGCCCGCAAATTTGAAGAACAATTCTTCCTCCTGTTTTTCCAATACGGCTGATTCAATTTTGGTGGACATAATAGGAACATTGCATAGTCCGATCACTTTGTCCCACTTTCCGTAACGGAGAACCGCTTCCGTCACCATGCCTGCAGGATTGGTGAAGTTAATGAGCCATGCATCCGGACAGAGTTCTTTCATTTCATTGACAATATCTAAAATGACCGGAATGGTTCGAAAAGCTTTTAACATGCCTCCTGCCCCATTTGTTTCTTGTCCAATCATTCCATATTTATTGGGAATAGTTTCGTCCTTGATCCGGGCATCCATCTGCCCTACTCTAAGCTGTGTAGTTACAAAGTCAGCATCCTTTAATGCTTCCCGGCGATCTAGCGATAAATGAACTTCACAGTCGATTCCTGCGGCTTTTACCATACGCTTAGCCATGGCACCAACGACCTCGAGTTTTTCCTTCCCCGTCTCGATGTCCACAAGCCATAATTCTTTGACAGGAAGTTCATGATGGCGTTTGATAAAACCTTCCATGAGTTCCGGTGTATAGCTGGAACCACCGCCGATGGTTACAATCTTTAATACTTTTTTCATATCTTTTCCTCCTGATGTAAGTGTTTTCTGAATCATAGTTTTACTGTAAATTGTGTAATGCATTACATATCAAGCATCAATACCACGATTTATTTATAAGCTCATTGAGATGGCGAGATTACAACAAAGAGGTGGATTACATGGCAAATATCAGCGAGATTGCCCGTTTGGCGGGTGTATCCACTGCAACCATTTCACGTGTTATTAATAGGCATCCGTACGTAAGCGAATCAACCAGAAAGAAAGTAATTGAAATCATGGAACAACTGGATTATGTACCTAACGGCAATGCAATATCTCTAAAAAAGGGCGCTACCTGTTTGATTGGAATTGTTGCAGTCGCTTTCAATCCGCTACTTATCAGATTCATGCAGGCCTTCACCCAGTCTGCCGAGAAACACGGATTCAACATCACTCTGTTCATTACGAATGGTCAGGTAGAGAAAGAACTGGTGGCACTCGAAATGCTGAAACGGAAACAACTGGACGCTATAGTATGCGTGCTCCGAAGCAATGAGTGGAAGGTTATCGAATCCTATACCAAATATGGCCCGATCGTCACATGGCAGCGGCTTGAAAACAGTTATATCCCCTCTGTGTTTATGGATCAATACGAAGCATATAGGATTGGACTCGAACACTTATACCTCAAAGGATACAGAGAGATCCTTAGTGTATATCCCATATCTAACGGACTTAACACAAAAGAGCGCATGAGAGCATACGCTGACTTTATTACCAAATATAAATTGACGGTGGACTTCCCGAATTTTCAGGATATGATTTATGTGCGAGACGGAGAAGAACTTGCAAAATGGTGGATTGCACAAACAAACAGACCTGATGCTATTTTTTGTGCTAATGATGAGGTTGCAGCCGGATTTATTGCTGAACTACGGAGGTCTAAATTTTCGGTTCCAGGTGACGTTGGGATCATCGGATTTGATAATACCGAGGTGGCTCATTTATTCGATTTGACGACAATTCATTATCCAGTTGATCAGCAAGCAGAGAATGCTTTCACGATTATTCAAAACATGCTTGATACCACTACCAAAGAGTTAATCCCTCTGAAATATACTTTAGTTGAACGACAATCAACATGACTATCACAATATTATCACCCCACATTTTTTATGAAATGATCTGGAGTTTAATTGGACTTTTTCTCTCACTTGGTCGTTTCTATCTAGAAGGTGTGAGTACAGGTAGCCTTGCTTTTGCCGGTTCGCACTGGCTTGCCACAATTCTGAAAGCCATATGGAATCCGATGGAGTTTTTGGGTTCTCCCAGAAAAACATACGAAAAACCACTAAATCGGCAGTACGATTTAGTGGTTACTCATTTTGAAAATTCAGTCACCCGAGCTGATTGTAGTTAATTAACCTATGCAGATGTACTGCGAGGTATGCCAACTCTTCGTTTGGCACAGCTTTTCCGTAAACTTGCTCAATATATTCTCGGATCTTAAATGCCCCTGACATGGCCTCAGGATGCAAGCTAGCGATATGCTCGAATAGAACGTGGCTCTCATCATTCAACATCTGACCTGAATAAAATCGTTCCACAAAAAATTTGATATGGGTGATAAACCGACTGTAATGAACATTATCATCGTCCATCTCAATATTAAACGTATACTTAGCCAGGTTAACGATGCTTCCGATCATCTTGGCAAATTTCATTCCGTCGGAAGAGTCACTGTGCTCCCCTTGAGCATTAATTAAATGAAAAGCAATATTAGCTGCTTCCTCAACAGGTAGATCCGTTTGTAGAGTTTGATTCATCAGCTGAAGAGCAAACACGCCCACTTTATATTCTTTGGGATAATAAGTTTTGATTTCCCAATATACCCGATTTGTTATATTGATGTTTTTCTTGTGCCTTTCCACCGCAAAACTCAAATGGTCCATCAGCATAAAATAAACACTCGCGTTAAGGGTAACCGAAAGCTCTTTCTCCGCATACGTTACGATCTTTTGTGTTAGTTCCACAAACACTGGAGAAATGGTGTCCAGAAGACCAAGAAATTCTTTAACTTTAATGTTTTCGACGGGAATGAAAATTTGATCGGCTTGATGCTCTTCAATCGCAGTTCCCATTTTCCTTCCGTATCCAATGCCTTTGCCTAGAAGGATAAATTCATTTTTTTGCTGATCCTCTGCTAAAACCACATTTGAATTCAATACTTTTTTTATCTTCTTCATTTGATCACCTCTTCCATTTCACTAATCTAAAGGGAATTTAAACGATTTAGATAGCAATCTACACAAAGAACAAGGCGATTACGAACAACATCATTAATCGAGATCGCTACCATTCGACTGAATTACTTGCTGATACCAAAAGAACGAGTCTTTCCTTATTCGTTGAAATGTCCCATTTCCATAATCATCCACGTCTACGTAGATTAGGCCGTATCTTTTCTTCATTTCACCCGTGCTCGCCGAGATAATATCGATCGGTGACCACATGGTATACCCCATTACAGGAATACCGTCGATCTCAATGGCCTTTCTCATCTGCTCTATGTGTTGGCGCAAATAATCGATTCGATACGAATCATGGATACTCCGGTCTTTCTCGACCTTATCGACCGCGCCCATCCCGTTCTCCACGATCATCAGCGGAATTTGATAGCGGTCATATAGTAGATTTAACGAATATCGAAGTCCCATCGGATTGATGCTCCATCCCCATTCTGTTGTTGGCAGATAAGGGTTTTTGTATCCTGTTTTCACGCCATTTAATCCTTTAAATTCTGTGCTGGTTTCCTTCCCGACAACATGTGTTAAGTAATAACTATACGACAGAAAATCAACTTTCCCTTTCAATAATTGTTCCAAATCATCTTCCCGAATAGGTAAAACAATCCCCTGACGTTCAAATTCCTTTAACTTGTATGCCGGATAATAACCTCGACATTGTACGTCGCAATAAAACAACATTTTCTGCATGAAATCAGCATTAGCTTGCATATCTTCGGGATCGCAACTGTTGGGATACGAAAAGTGTCCGGCATACATCATTCCGACTTTATTTTCCGGATCAATTGCATGCGCAAGCTGAACAGCCTTAGCGCTAGCTAGAAACTGATGATAGGCTGCAATCATTCTTGTCTGCTCATTATCCGAATTAATCCCCCCAGCCATCCAGGCCTTAGTTGACATAACATTAATCTCATTAAATGTAATCCAGTACTTTACC
This genomic interval carries:
- a CDS encoding LacI family DNA-binding transcriptional regulator, with the translated sequence MANISEIARLAGVSTATISRVINRHPYVSESTRKKVIEIMEQLDYVPNGNAISLKKGATCLIGIVAVAFNPLLIRFMQAFTQSAEKHGFNITLFITNGQVEKELVALEMLKRKQLDAIVCVLRSNEWKVIESYTKYGPIVTWQRLENSYIPSVFMDQYEAYRIGLEHLYLKGYREILSVYPISNGLNTKERMRAYADFITKYKLTVDFPNFQDMIYVRDGEELAKWWIAQTNRPDAIFCANDEVAAGFIAELRRSKFSVPGDVGIIGFDNTEVAHLFDLTTIHYPVDQQAENAFTIIQNMLDTTTKELIPLKYTLVERQST
- a CDS encoding glycoside hydrolase family 1 protein, with product MKQGFPNDFLWGGATAANQCEGAFLKDGKGLSTADVMTSGDVDSPRKITESIKEDEYYPSHVGIDHYNRFKEDLSLFAEMGFKCYRLSINWTRIFPNGDEEIPIEAGLEYYDQIFDTCREYGIEPLVTISHFETPLGLLEYGSWENRKVVDFYLNYCQVIFNRYKGKVKYWITFNEINVMSTKAWMAGGINSDNEQTRMIAAYHQFLASAKAVQLAHAIDPENKVGMMYAGHFSYPNSCDPEDMQANADFMQKMLFYCDVQCRGYYPAYKLKEFERQGIVLPIREDDLEQLLKGKVDFLSYSYYLTHVVGKETSTEFKGLNGVKTGYKNPYLPTTEWGWSINPMGLRYSLNLLYDRYQIPLMIVENGMGAVDKVEKDRSIHDSYRIDYLRQHIEQMRKAIEIDGIPVMGYTMWSPIDIISASTGEMKKRYGLIYVDVDDYGNGTFQRIRKDSFFWYQQVIQSNGSDLD
- a CDS encoding BglG family transcription antiterminator yields the protein MKKIKKVLNSNVVLAEDQQKNEFILLGKGIGYGRKMGTAIEEHQADQIFIPVENIKVKEFLGLLDTISPVFVELTQKIVTYAEKELSVTLNASVYFMLMDHLSFAVERHKKNINITNRVYWEIKTYYPKEYKVGVFALQLMNQTLQTDLPVEEAANIAFHLINAQGEHSDSSDGMKFAKMIGSIVNLAKYTFNIEMDDDNVHYSRFITHIKFFVERFYSGQMLNDESHVLFEHIASLHPEAMSGAFKIREYIEQVYGKAVPNEELAYLAVHLHRLINYNQLG
- a CDS encoding 6-phospho-beta-glucosidase; translation: MKKVLKIVTIGGGSSYTPELMEGFIKRHHELPVKELWLVDIETGKEKLEVVGAMAKRMVKAAGIDCEVHLSLDRREALKDADFVTTQLRVGQMDARIKDETIPNKYGMIGQETNGAGGMLKAFRTIPVILDIVNEMKELCPDAWLINFTNPAGMVTEAVLRYGKWDKVIGLCNVPIMSTKIESAVLEKQEEELFFKFAGINHLHWHKIYDKSGEDLTLEAIDKMYGPEAKADKMVENIKNMRFLHEQVLQLEMLPCPYHRYYYMTDAMIQEELEEVNTVGSRGQVVKQLEESLFELYRNPTLDYKPKELEKRGGAHYSDAACEIINSIYNDKGTRMVVSTRNNGAISDLPPESAIEITSMITSHGAEPLHFGSFPSAQRGLLQVMKAMEELTIEAAVTGDYATALQAFTMNPLVQSGDTAKALLDELLEAHRAYLPQFHQ